A region from the Alphaproteobacteria bacterium genome encodes:
- the chrA gene encoding chromate efflux transporter, which yields MKPIAPYTGAPSLWDLIRYFLYLGSVGFGGPFALIGYIRRDLMEKRGWISHAEFLNGLALASLCPGPLATQLAIYIGWTHARIVGAAAVLIAFTLPAFLLILGIAIAYPHYGDVGWARSLLYGISPAVIAIVLRNAYQLSKMIVAGDAWLWALFAGNVGIAAATSIPIYWAILASGFLVWMIKAPPRFISASLFLPFGISIEALSSNHLSFKLFFYFAWAGTVVFGSGYAIIPFIHEGVIHTYHWITERQFIDAISIGMITPGPIVLAITFIGYLIAGIKGAFAATFGIFLPCFLCVIIFAPHFHRVAHHEGLKAFVQGITIAVSGVITGATLSLGRSAIIDVFTLLIFIATGVALIKFKKIREPVWLLLAGSVGILVKSIIG from the coding sequence ATGAAACCCATCGCTCCCTACACCGGTGCCCCGTCCCTCTGGGATTTGATTCGTTATTTCCTCTACCTGGGGAGTGTCGGCTTTGGGGGACCGTTCGCCCTCATTGGCTATATTCGCCGAGACCTCATGGAAAAGCGGGGATGGATTAGCCATGCGGAATTCTTGAATGGACTTGCGCTCGCAAGTCTATGCCCGGGACCACTTGCCACACAGCTCGCCATATATATTGGATGGACACATGCCCGTATAGTTGGTGCAGCAGCAGTTCTGATCGCCTTTACACTGCCTGCCTTTTTACTCATTCTAGGAATTGCTATCGCCTATCCCCATTATGGAGATGTTGGGTGGGCCCGCTCTCTCCTTTATGGAATCTCTCCGGCCGTTATTGCTATTGTTCTTCGCAATGCCTATCAATTATCAAAAATGATTGTAGCTGGCGACGCTTGGTTATGGGCTTTATTTGCGGGTAATGTTGGTATCGCCGCTGCCACTTCCATTCCCATTTATTGGGCGATTCTCGCATCTGGGTTTTTGGTCTGGATGATCAAGGCGCCGCCCCGATTCATTTCTGCTTCCCTCTTCTTGCCCTTTGGTATCAGTATTGAAGCACTCAGTAGCAACCATCTTTCTTTCAAGCTCTTTTTCTATTTTGCTTGGGCCGGCACGGTCGTATTTGGCAGTGGGTATGCAATCATTCCGTTTATTCACGAGGGGGTGATTCACACCTATCACTGGATTACGGAGCGTCAATTCATTGATGCCATCAGTATCGGTATGATCACACCAGGCCCCATTGTCTTGGCTATTACCTTCATTGGATATTTGATTGCCGGAATTAAGGGCGCATTTGCCGCAACCTTTGGGATCTTTTTGCCCTGTTTCTTATGTGTGATTATCTTCGCTCCTCACTTTCATCGCGTCGCGCACCACGAGGGACTTAAGGCCTTTGTTCAAGGTATAACCATCGCCGTTTCTGGCGTCATTACGGGAGCTACTTTATCTCTTGGAAGAAGCGCCATCATAGACGTTTTCACCCTTCTCATCTTTATTGCTACTGGCGTTGCCCTTATAAAATTTAAAAAAATTCGCGAACCTGTGTGGCTCCTCCTTGCGGGGAGTGTTGGGATTTTGGTAAAGTCTATTATTGGGTAA